One window of the bacterium genome contains the following:
- a CDS encoding DUF1998 domain-containing protein, giving the protein QAVQSSQLQIDEKEEEVSWRDCVAGFGDVTVVTHIPMFKKVKFYSRDSLGFEELEMPPQQLETVALWLVPPDRAAETVRGHHRVFAEGLVGIANVLVEVAPMFVMCDVQDIGVVVDAANLGRDAIFLYDRYPGGMGYAERCAEVMGELIESVHTVVSRCRCDDGCPSCVGAAVPSFALSDLDSGTRGRIPDKEAALIILHEILGLPAYEPKSPPRHLRPDGSTQPAAGNAGQSASGPDEKPPRLSDRIRKKLKEK; this is encoded by the coding sequence CGCAGGCGGTGCAGTCGTCGCAGCTCCAGATCGACGAGAAGGAGGAGGAGGTGAGTTGGCGGGATTGCGTGGCGGGCTTTGGCGACGTCACGGTCGTGACCCACATCCCCATGTTCAAGAAGGTCAAGTTCTACTCACGCGACAGCCTCGGGTTCGAGGAACTGGAGATGCCGCCTCAGCAACTCGAAACCGTCGCGCTGTGGCTCGTGCCTCCGGACCGCGCCGCGGAGACGGTTCGCGGCCACCACCGGGTGTTCGCGGAGGGGCTCGTGGGCATCGCGAATGTGTTGGTCGAGGTGGCTCCCATGTTCGTGATGTGCGACGTGCAGGACATCGGCGTAGTGGTCGATGCCGCGAACTTGGGCCGAGACGCGATCTTCCTGTACGACCGCTACCCCGGGGGCATGGGTTACGCGGAACGGTGCGCCGAGGTGATGGGCGAGCTGATCGAGTCGGTGCACACGGTGGTGAGCCGCTGCCGTTGCGACGATGGCTGCCCTTCGTGCGTGGGCGCGGCCGTGCCGTCGTTCGCGCTGAGCGACCTGGACTCCGGCACGCGTGGGCGCATACCAGACAAAGAGGCGGCCCTGATCATACTGCACGAAATCCTGGGCCTGCCGGCGTACGAGCCAAAGTCGCCTCCGCGGCATCTGCGCCCAGATGGGAGCACCCAGCCCGCGGCCGGAAATGCTGGCCAGTCTGCATCCGGCCCCGACGAAAAGCCGCCTCGCCTTTCGGACCGGATTCGCAAGAAGCTCAAGGAGAAGTAG